The Helianthus annuus cultivar XRQ/B chromosome 16, HanXRQr2.0-SUNRISE, whole genome shotgun sequence genome includes a window with the following:
- the LOC110915327 gene encoding DNA-directed RNA polymerases II, IV and V subunit 3, producing MDGASYQRFPKVKIRELKDDYAKFELRETDASMANALRRVMIAEVPTIAIDLVEIEVNSSVLNDEFIAHRLGLIPLTSERAMSMRFSRDCDACDGDGQCEFCSVEFHLRAKCINDQTLDVTSKDLYSSDHTVVPVDFSDATSGFENPEDQRGITIVKLRKGQELRLRAIARKGIGKDHAKWSPAATVTFMYEPEIHINEEMMETLSLEEKTSVVESSPTKVFALNPHTQQVEVVDPEAYTYDDEVLKKVEAMGKPGLIEIYAKEDSFIFTVESTGAVKASQLVINAIDVLKQKLDAVRLLEDTVEADDQFGELGAHMRGG from the exons ATGGACGGAGCATCATACCAGAGGTTCCCAAAGGTCAAAATTCGCGAGCTAAAAGACGACTACGCGAAATTCGAGCTCCGAGAAACCGACGCAAGCATGGCGAACGCACTCCGGCGAGTGATGATCGCTGAGGTTCCGACAATCGCGATCGATCTGGTCGAAATCGAGGTGAACTCATCGGTTCTGAACGACGAGTTCATTGCGCATCGTCTCGGCCTCATTCCTCTGACAAGCGAGCGTGCGATGAGCATGCGCTTCTCACGTGACTGCGATGCCTGTGACGGTGACGGCCAGTGCGAGTTTTGTTCTGTGGAGTTTCATTTGAGAGCTAAGTGTATTAATGATCAGACGCTTGATGTTACGAGTAAGGATCTCTATAGCTCTGATCATACTGTTGTGCCTGTTGATTTCTCTGATGCTACTTCTGGTTTTGAGAATCCTGAAGATCAAAG GGGCATCACCATTGTGAAACTTCGCAAAGGACAAGAACTGAGGCTAAGAGCAATAGCTAGAAAGGGTATCGGAAAAGATCATGCAAAATGGTCACCTGCTGCAACTGTGACTTTCATGTACGAGCCTGAGATTCACATCAATGAAGAAATGATGGAGACGTTATCACTTGAAGAGAAAACAAGTGTTGTTGAGAGCAGCCCGACCAAAGTCTTTGCCTTAAATCCCCATACTCAGCAG GTGGAAGTGGTGGATCCCGAGGCATACACATATGACGATGAAGTGCTGAAGAAAGTGGAAGCTATGGGGAAACCAGGGCTTATTGAAATCTATGCAAAAGAAGACAGCTTCATCTTCACGGTTGAATCAACTGGTGCGGTCAAGGCTTCTCAGTTGGTGATTAATGCCATTGATGTCTTGAAACAGAAGCTGGATGCGGTTCGCTTGTTGGAAGATACTGTCGAAGCAGATGATCAGTTTGGGGAATTAGGTGCTCATATGCGTGGAGGTTGA
- the LOC110915325 gene encoding zinc-finger homeodomain protein 5: METRERNSINYNNNNPPQSNQDSSPRLTTSNTRRYATLNHLHQTQPLQTTVAAVWYRECLKNHAANMGAHVLDGCGEFMPGGADDTPQALKCAACECHRSFHRREVEGESQPIQYTPHPAAPPPRAAGVHLPPAAPSTQPQRHRHHRPMPPIMMAFGGAAAESSSEDFNMFRTYAGVQVASKKRFRTKFTQEQKDKMFDFAERIEWKIQKQNEQDVMRFCNEVGLKKQVFKVWMHNNKQAAKKK, from the coding sequence AtggaaactagagagagaaactcAATAAACTATAATAACAACAACCCTCCTCAATCCAACCAAGATTCATCTCCTAGATTAACCACTTCAAACACAAGAAGATATGCCACCCTTAATCACCTTCATCAAACACAACCACTTCAAACAACCGTGGCGGCGGTCTGGTATCGCGAATGCCTAAAGAACCATGCTGCCAACATGGGGGCTCATGTTCTGGATGGGTGTGGAGAGTTCATGCCCGGTGGAGCGGACGACACTCCACAAGCGTTAAAATGCGCCGCGTGTGAATGTCACCGCAGTTTCCACCGCAGAGAAGTGGAAGGAGAATCACAACCAATTCAATATACACCTCATCCGGCTGCACCACCACCTCGTGCAGCCGGAGTACATCTACCTCCAGCGGCACCATCAACTCAGCCGCAACGGCATAGGCATCACCGCCCAATGCCACCGATCATGATGGCATTTGGCGGTGCGGCTGCAGAATCTTCTAGTGAAGATTTTAACATGTTTCGGACATATGCTGGAGTGCAGGTGGCGTCGAAGAAAAGGTTTCGGACGAAATTTACTCAAGAACAGAAAGACAAGATGTTTGATTTTGCGGAACGAATTGAGTGGAAGATCCAGAAGCAAAATGAACAAGATGTTATGAGATTCTGTAATGAAGTTGGTTTGAAAAAACAAGTGTTTAAAGTGTGGATGCATAACAACAAACAAGCTGCTAAGAAGAAATGA